CCTCGCTTCAGTTTCCGAGAACTAGATGGATAAAATCATtaactttttattcagttttgcCGGTACTGCGAGCAcgccttttcaacaaaaacgaTTTCATGGTATTCGCCACATTGTCTGtgtattctgtctgtaaaaacgtTAGCTGCTGCGTTTAGGttgttgcgcggcacaacaGAGGGTCCACGctgacttttatatattttcgctgTATTGTTATGCACTTTCCACCATTATCATTCCTCAAACACGCAACTCAACGACGACAGCACATAATCTGAATGAACTGAAAGGATGGACTTAGCTTTTTAAAGTTCTAGGGTATAGGAAAATGTAGTCAGGAACTTAAcctatgtcatcaaaattttgtaacgtTGCTGTTCTCCTTCAGGCCGGCGCCGTCCAGatcatgtattttaattttttctgagctgtctctccacatggctgttgttagtgactttttaacttttctacattttctctcctgaccggtcggacggtagcctagttgatttcatcacagacaaaGGGCTTCAATTTCTCTCAACGAGAATAGTTTAAGCGTCCACGCGTagtagatttcaggtttccgattttttcccaatattttctctccacAACCGATCGCACCAGatcgtggctgtaaagtgttgaattttcacaaCATTTTTCTCAACGACCGGTCATGAGGTTGTGGCTTTCAAGCTTTGACTTTTTTCCcccggtaatttttttcaacgaCCGGTCGTGGCTATAAAGAGTTTAATTTAGCCCGAAATTTTCTCAATGATCGGTCATGAGGTTATGGctttcagggttttttttcccggtaatttttctcaatgaccgatcgtgaggtcgtggctgtaagtgtaaagtgtggaatttttgccaacatttgtctatacgaccggtcgcgaggttgttgctttcagtaatttctcTCAATGGCCGGTCACTTGGGAGCTCCTTTATcgtttatttatgaataataagttgTGTACCTTCCTAtttatttacgaattcatgaatattttaagcgtccactagttttacggacgacatcgtgacactgtgtctgtgattttcaaccctttccttattttaatgcgtgtgggacggctgtggtgttgactcaatcacttaatccgctgataccgacagcggattagcaagttggcaatgttttcggagcaattacagtggtgtatatacacaagttggagaggagataaggacttgtcggtaatatataaagctgtcagacggtgtggagttgaaatctttatttgaaatattacagtcaaaattaataaaattacttgtagcaataaagaaaacagtcagacggtgtggagttgaactctttatttgaaatatcacagtcaaaattaataaaatcaaataaggtaaaccattgcacaaaaaccctccctccccaccccaggggactgatttctttcccctatggTATGATTGCTATTGCTGCAAGTTTGGTGCATTGTTATGTTAAGTGAGTAGTAACATCAAATGTTTACTTCTTGCTGTCCCAACTCCTTGTTACTGTGGACTCTGCTAATCTCTCTACTAACAGATGCATCAATAATTGTACAGAGCCTTGTGCAACATGGACTGATTACCAGTACGTTGGAATATGGCATGTCAAACCTAGAGAACAGTTACAAAGACCTGACTCCACAGCATGAGGACAATCATATAGAACACCTTGCTACATTACACAAGGATTCCTTCAGTTTGGTGGAGTGTCATTCTCTTAATGGGAATAATGATGATGGTAAAATCAGCCGTGAGTGTGGAAAGATTTATGTGAAAAACAGCACAGATGGAGAACATAGCTTGAACTATTTAGGCGCACAATCAAGTGAGTGCAGAGAACGTGTTGATACCTTCACACACAACAGGTATCTCAAGGGGCCTGCATCGATCCATTCTGATCTCTCAGCATTCCAACGCAgtgagtgtggtaaaacattaaTGCAGAATCATGAGACTCATATGTTGACAAGCTCAAATATCAAACCAGATGAAAGCAAAGAATGTGGCCAAACacttactcaaaaaagtgaccTGGTCCATGCTGATTTCAAACAACTTgtatgcaaagagtgtggtagaaaatatgcaaataagagcACTCTCAAAAAGCACATGTCAAACCACTTCAATATCAGACAATATGAATGCAATGAGTGTGGTAAAATGTTACCTCGAAATTGTGATCTTAAGAGACATGTAATTATCCATTCTCATGTCAGACCATATAAATGCAAAGAGTGCGGTAAAATGTTAGCTCGAAAGGGCgatttaaaaagacatttgtcaATCCATTCTGGTATCAGACAACATGAATgcagagagtgtggtaaaaaatttgttcaaaagtatTATCTGACGAAACACATGGTAATCCATTCTGATATCAGACCACATAattgcaaagagtgtggtaaaacatttaaaataaagGAGAGTCTTGCAAAGCATATGTTGAttcattctggtgtcagaccacataaatgtaaagagtgtggtaaaacattcacatatAAGGGCGATCTTAAAATGCACATGTTGACCCACTCAGagatcagaccacatgaatgcaaagagtgtggtaaaacattcacatacAAGAAGAGTCTTAAAATGCACATGTTGACCCACTCAGAGATCAGACCACataaatgtaaagagtgtggtaaaacatttaaaagaaatCAGTGTCTTGTCCTACACATGTTGAcacattctggtgtcagacagcATGAGTGTAacgagtgtggtaaaacattcacacacaaGAGCCATCTTAAAATGCACATGTTGATCCAttcaaatatcagaccacataggtgcaaagagtgtggtaaaacatttcaaagaaaacatgaTCTTGTTGTACACAtattgatccattctggtgtcagacagcatgaatgtaaagagtgtggtaagacATTCACACACAAAAGCAGTCTTAAAAACCACATTTTGACACACTTAAAAATCAGGCCATATacatgcaaagagtgtggtaaaacattcacacagaagGGAAATCTTGAAAGGCACATGTTGACCCATTCTGGTCTCAGAcagcatgaatgtaaagagtgtggtaaaacattcaaacagaTTGACACTCTTAAAAGCCACATGTTGACCCACTCAAATATCAGACCCCATGGATGTaaggagtgtggtaaaacattcacacagagGAGCAATCTTAAAAGGCACATGTTAACCCACTCAAAGATCACATGAAGACAACAGCTCAAATATCAGACTGTATGAATACAAAAACCAAGGTGCAACTTTACCTCAAATAAGTGATTGTATGAGACTTATATTGATCAAATCTGATGTTGGATCATAACAATGTAATAAGTGACAGTGCCATACACCATGAACACAGGAGGGAAGTCTTGAGAGACATATGTTGAGCcttcaaataatacaaaaaatgatGTATTAGACACAGATGCAAAATCTTTCACATGTAAAACATCAATGTAAACAGGTTAAAGTTTTTCATCAGAGGACAGTCTTGGCACACATGAGTCAAGCGGATAATGTACTTGTATGAGACCTTTTATGACTTAAAAGAGTCTGGGATTGAGGATAGATAGTGTGCCGTGAGATATGCATACTTCCCTTTTAAATATCAGGCCTTGCTAATATTAAGTGTATGGGGAaatatagctgtgatatcgcagcggtacttgtggcgtgtatcgaacacgctcgggtcattgaggtcatcgccacagtcccgctgcgagccaaacCATGGGCTTCGTTGGCAGTGTACGACGAGACCGACCGGTGTTgtagatttagctcgcaaaCTAATGAACTAGATTAGCCTTttaataaataaacttgtatcatctttatcattgactatctgagactcattctgtacACCTGCTAACTTCCTTGAAGATAAGAACAcgtatttttgaccattttcccgtgagccgtcgACGGTTTCTACGATGTTTGCTTGATCGCCCGTACAACGCACTGAATATGTTGGAGGTgaaagttcaaattcaagcagGAACCATCGACGACTCACCGAAAAACagtcgaaaatacatgttgtcacgGTCCGGTTCGTTAGCAGGCGTAGAAGATGAGTCGTAGATAGTCAGTGATACACAgtaggtataattttatttattgcaagctttatctattttattattttgcgagctaaatctacgacACCGGTCTCTCTCGTCGTAAACTGCCAATGAAGCCCATGgtttggctcgcagcgggactgtggcaatgacctcaatgacccgagcgtgttcaatacacgccacaagtaccacTGAGATATCACAGCTAGGGGAAATAATGCAGACAAAAAACCATCTTGACACACCTAGGTGTAAGCACTTGAATATCTGACCCCAGAAATTGAAATAGAACACATAAAATTAGACATGTAACATCTAGATATTTCATGCTATGTTCCTAATATTTTCctagaatattttttctttatgaAGGACATTTATCTTGGTGTTATtctcataaaaataatgtaagacTATATTTTGATGAACAAATACTATCATCAGTTTCATCCTAGAATATGCTCATAATTGttaaagtggcatgtaaattcaaactttgtaaaattttagatttcctgccattttcaaaaactaatcatgtgaaaGAGACAATAAAGATTAACAAAATGTTAACATGCATTAAAGTAAATGGCTTcttgcttgtttcttttatgattatgatatgtatgtgcaggaaaatactgcatttttagCTCTCATTTGGTGAATCATTTTATCgttgtatttacatgtatgtatgtacgtaagtacgtacatatgtacgtatgtaAGATCAAAAACTAAACTATACCAGCTACcaagggtggagatgtgaatttgttgaaatgaacacatcagtgttaAAAATGTGCAACTGaagtaaaaaaaggaaaaattctGCAAAGTGCCAAAACGTTACCGTAgctcagatttggttgaaacttggtataaaGCTTCCTTTAGGTAGTACTCTAAATTAGGTGTGTAcaaatttgggtgaaatttgcatgtttataattttgtggtattttttcagttgttaatcaaaaaatcttctccaaaACCACTTgcctgattgctttgaaagttggtatccacGTTCCTCGGGATAACCTCAAtcaagtttgtacaaattgcagtaaaatttttgtatttgtaattttggggcaattttcccaatttttagtcaaaattttttttcccagAAACTActcttctgatagctttgatatttggtttacaggttcataagattcaaaatttgatgtattcaaattcttcttaaatttgcaattttgtatttttagctcacatttggtgtaccaaacAATGTGATGTTattgtataagctgaagtcagaggtgtttgtatgtatgtgtttgtgtatgtatgtatgtatgtatgtgcgtatacagtatgtccgtcaacttcAAAAATTGCAAACCGCTGCACTTTTTAGCTTGGTATTTGCTGTGTGGATGCATCCAGGGCTGTAtttggattttgttcaaatgaagtttgcattgcccaaattatgcaaatgagctttaaaattgtaaaaatgataaaaaattactaattcaagaaccgctgttttgattgtaGGCCTTATAGTTTTATATATAtcatgaagatatcttgaattgtatttttgctgaattttttggttattttcatcatttgatttaaaaattattcttctcttaAACCACCGGCCCAATTGCGTTCAAATTTTGGTCAGAGTTTTgaaagggtgttacccttctaatttgttaaaattggcaaaattaccgtgtaggggtaatgtttgtcattttttgctcacatttggtatgtatataaataccaaagagagcttatattgCGAGTCaatggtgtctgtatgtctgtctgtctctctgtatgtatgtatgtaatttatgtatgtatgttagtctGTCGCTCTCTAtgtgtgtctatgtatgtatgtctgtctgtccacatcaaaaactccaaaaccgccgcacctaccatctcagtatttggtgtactggtGGACCCAGGGATTGAGATGTGAATTCGGtcaaataaacatgtcagtttcaaaaatatgaaaatgaggtgagaaaaaaggaaaatcttGCAAATGTATGGGAGTTATGGCAGTAACAGCCTACACCACTGATGAGTCGTTTCCTGTCATCGTTCCTGAAttgatacatattggcagacctgctaAAACCAAGAGGGACTGTGTTAAACGACCAGACGTCTTCGAGCCAGTAATAAGTTTTCTGAAATGTACTGAATATAATTGTTTGATGAATAACCAAATACTTGCtacattaattttatgcaaTACAATATTAAAAGAGAAAACCTTTACTTTGGTCTGCcagattgtatcactaattttgaCGTACCAGGCTGCATGGTGTTAAGAGATGCAATAGTGAATGTTTTCAGTTGTAGTAATTCAGTGTTGTTGATGCTTGGTGGGTACTGTATGGCACTCGTTAAAAATGCAAGCAAATACTTCCTATTTGATTTCCACAGTCCGAACTCACATGGCTTGCATTGTTCTGATGGAACGAGTATTTTATTGTGCTTTGATATGCTGAATGATTTGTCGATATGCTGGATGATTTGTATTCATTATGTCATGGCCCAAACTTGGATAGTGTGACACCGTATGAACTTCAAGAATTTTCAATCCAAGTAGAAACTACTAGCTCTCACACACAGTATCAGCAGATGTACAGGCAAAAGGAACTCATGGACAATTACTTTGAGTCTCAAAGACAGCTACAAGTAAACAAAGAGAGTATGCAGAATACGAAAACACAGATTTCAGCTGATGAATTACAATCAGAATATAAATTCACAGATTCACAGACATCAGAGAACAGGTATTTTAGATAACAGTGTTGAAAATcagtatatgtacatgtgtgtcaCTAACAACGGTCAAACTTAAACTGGGAAAGATACAGAAAATAGTGTTGTGCAAGGTAGCATCCACCAACTTAGGCAGTAACATCTTTAGCATACAATCACAAGGTAGACAGTGCACAGGTAATGCCCTTGCTTACCTTTGTGTGTCTCAAAATAGAGATATTACATCGACATCTGAAGACTTAGATTGtatttagctcacatttgggaTATGTATACCAAAGAAAGCTTTTTGGTAGGTCGGGGGCGTCtgtgtgaatgtatgtatgttagtatgtgcggatgtatgtccgtccacatcaaaaactccaaaatcgcagcacctaccatctaagtatttggtgtacaggtgtacccaggggttagatgtgaatttgtacaaatgaacatgtcatcgtaaaaaatatgcaaatggggtAAAAGCGGAACAATCCAAGACATTGTTACTCTGTAACACATGCCTGATatggttgaaactttgtatgcaggtTCTTCATGGTGACTTAagtttgatttgttcaaattaagtgaaattttgatagttgtattttggggcaatttttcccgttTTTGGTCGAAATATCCTCTTCTCtgaaagctctcgtccaattgctaatttgcatattaaatgaactttctaattagttagctatgtccagaaatactccaccaaagttaatgaaacatggtacagatgttaatctcTCAGTACTCTAATAATGTGCAAAGACATTAATTAATAACATGTCaataaattgctaatttgcatatttaatgaactttcctaagtaGTGTGCTATGTCCAGatatattgcaaaaaaattggatgaaacttggtacagatgttaatctcaaagtgttgtagtaGCAAGCAAAGACATTTAGTTGTATCATGGCAactaattgcttatttgcatatttaatgaattttcgtaattaggctgatacgtgaagaaatacttcatcaggtttgttgaaacttggtatagatgttgagctcatcTTGCTTAAAATTTGTACTAAAGACGTTtatcagtatcatgttaattaatttcttatttgcatatttaatttactttcctaattaatactgcatcaaatttatgAAACATGGTAAGGTGTTGATCTTTCAACAGTGTAAAAGTGCCTAGCGACATCCTGTTCATAAATTATTAATCATCAAACGATTACATAATCAAAAAAACCACCAACGATGGCTATActagaaataatcttaaaaaaacaacatgttTGAATTCGGGATCTCCAGCTTCACCAGAAATCgccgacattacatttcacgagacaggAATGAGAacaatacagaaacacaaagaaCAAATATCCATCTGGCTGAGGTTCAGAGACGAtgtatttctgattttcattggaaaacaatatgaactcaatgaattcatatcaaacatcaacaaaatgcatcctactttcaaattttcgttcgAAGCTCTTCTCAAGATATTACATATTTAGAGCTAATTATCTACTAAGGTCATCGGtacaacaaagagaacattctcAACATCATAAAGCCAaccagatacattccagttcttacactCCAGAGAAACTCATACCACCCCgcagcaacattcaagggcctggtcaaaggcgaaacattatTACTCATTGGAACAGCTAGTATCAACCCACGTTTAAggatattttcatgaaaaagtgACCATTCGGcaatgcatatttcatgaatttgaacCCCCAAAGTCGGACCAAACCGTGTCTAAGGGATGAAATACGTCAAATTCCGAGTAGGAGAAACCTGTGGCTGACAAATCGACAGAGGATGGAGAGGGCC
The DNA window shown above is from Ptychodera flava strain L36383 chromosome 5, AS_Pfla_20210202, whole genome shotgun sequence and carries:
- the LOC139133980 gene encoding zinc finger protein 160-like isoform X1, which gives rise to MESAGILDNLEASERTRNGGGGTGSAFNYSCGVPLSPQECRAICKALKHFDKMHELVKPLETQTEKMSQRYQDKALSLQDASIIVQSLVQHGLITSTLEYGMSNLENSYKDLTPQHEDNHIEHLATLHKDSFSLVECHSLNGNNDDGKISRECGKIYVKNSTDGEHSLNYLGAQSSECRERVDTFTHNRYLKGPASIHSDLSAFQRSECGKTLMQNHETHMLTSSNIKPDESKECGQTLTQKSDLVHADFKQLVCKECGRKYANKSTLKKHMSNHFNIRQYECNECGKMLPRNCDLKRHVIIHSHVRPYKCKECGKMLARKGDLKRHLSIHSGIRQHECRECGKKFVQKYYLTKHMVIHSDIRPHNCKECGKTFKIKESLAKHMLIHSGVRPHKCKECGKTFTYKGDLKMHMLTHSEIRPHECKECGKTFTYKKSLKMHMLTHSEIRPHKCKECGKTFKRNQCLVLHMLTHSGVRQHECNECGKTFTHKSHLKMHMLIHSNIRPHRCKECGKTFQRKHDLVVHILIHSGVRQHECKECGKTFTHKSSLKNHILTHLKIRPYTCKECGKTFTQKGNLERHMLTHSGLRQHECKECGKTFKQIDTLKSHMLTHSNIRPHGCKECGKTFTQRSNLKRHMLTHSKIT
- the LOC139133980 gene encoding zinc finger protein 160-like isoform X2; translated protein: MESAGILDNLEASERTRNGGGGTGSAFNYSCGVPLSPQDASIIVQSLVQHGLITSTLEYGMSNLENSYKDLTPQHEDNHIEHLATLHKDSFSLVECHSLNGNNDDGKISRECGKIYVKNSTDGEHSLNYLGAQSSECRERVDTFTHNRYLKGPASIHSDLSAFQRSECGKTLMQNHETHMLTSSNIKPDESKECGQTLTQKSDLVHADFKQLVCKECGRKYANKSTLKKHMSNHFNIRQYECNECGKMLPRNCDLKRHVIIHSHVRPYKCKECGKMLARKGDLKRHLSIHSGIRQHECRECGKKFVQKYYLTKHMVIHSDIRPHNCKECGKTFKIKESLAKHMLIHSGVRPHKCKECGKTFTYKGDLKMHMLTHSEIRPHECKECGKTFTYKKSLKMHMLTHSEIRPHKCKECGKTFKRNQCLVLHMLTHSGVRQHECNECGKTFTHKSHLKMHMLIHSNIRPHRCKECGKTFQRKHDLVVHILIHSGVRQHECKECGKTFTHKSSLKNHILTHLKIRPYTCKECGKTFTQKGNLERHMLTHSGLRQHECKECGKTFKQIDTLKSHMLTHSNIRPHGCKECGKTFTQRSNLKRHMLTHSKIT